The Sesamum indicum cultivar Zhongzhi No. 13 linkage group LG1, S_indicum_v1.0, whole genome shotgun sequence genome includes a window with the following:
- the LOC105167220 gene encoding boron transporter 4-like, protein MGNPNAPLAGVTKDFKARLACYKNDWVDTCGSGARILAPTAYIFFASAVPVIAFGEQLSRDTEETLSPVETLASTAICGVIQAVFGGQPLLILGVAEPTIIMYHYLYDFAKSRIGKELYLAWVGWVCFWTALMLFLLAIFNACTVITRFTRVAGELFGMLITVLFIQEAIRGVISEFSMPEGENATEEIYHFEWLYINGLLAVIFTIGVLIMSLESREARSWRYGTGWLRSIIADYGVPLMVVLWTAISYSVPSKIPSGVPRRLNSALPWDSSSMYHWTVAKDMGKVPAGYIFAAIIPALMIAGLYFFDHSVASQLAQQSEFNLTKPTAYHYDILLLGVMTLICGLLGLPPSNGVLPQSPMHTKSLAVLKKQVIRDKMVKCAKEGMKEQVSHSEIYRRMHTVFVEMDSAPSQAVEKELADLKEAVVKHDNEGESNGKFDPEKCIDLHLPVRVNEQRVSNFLQSVAVGLAICAMPVIKMIPTSVLWGYFAYMGIESLPGNQFWERMLLLLVPPRRRFKVLQESHASFVESVPFKYITSFTLFQLVYLLVCFGITWIPIAGILFPLPFFLLISIREHLLPKVFPPQYLQELDAAEYEEIIGNPFRRSPSKRDGESPDDDSGESSDEFTDAEILDEMTTHRGELKHRSMNSRDRLSQKDLLPKVDHLQ, encoded by the exons ATGGGTAACCCGAATGCTCCATTAGCGGGAGTTACTAAAGATTTTAAAGCTAGGCTGGCATGCTACAAAAATGATTGGGTTGATACATGTGGCTCTGGAGCAAG GATTTTGGCTCCAACAGCATACATTTTCTTTGCTTCTGCTGTTCCTGTAATCGCCTTTGGGGAGCAATTGAGTCGGGATACAG AGGAGACCTTAAGCCCTGTTGAGACACTTGCTTCTACCGCTATCTGTGGGGTCATCCAAGCGGTTTTCGGTGGGCAGCCGTTGTTGATTCTAGGAGTTGCAGAACCAACCATTATAATGTACCACTACTTATATGATTTTGCCAAGAGCAGGATAGGAAAAGAACTGTATTTAGCATGGGTCGGGTG GGTCTGTTTCTGGACGGCCTTGATGCTGTTTCTTCTAGCTATTTTTAACGCTTGTACCGTTATCACTCGATTTACAAGGGTGGCAGGGGAACTTTTTGGCATGTTAATCACAGTTCTTTTCATTCAGGAGGCCATCAGG GGTGTGATCAGTGAATTTAGCATGCCAGAAGGTGAAAATGCCACAGAAGAGATATATCATTTTGAATGGCTTTATATTAATGGGTTACTCGCAGTTATATTCACTATTGGTGTGCTTATCATGTCCCTGGAGAGCAGAGAAGCTAGGTCCTGGCGTTATGGTACAG GCTGGCTTCGGAGTATAATTGCAGACTACGGGGTTCCACTGATGGTTGTGCTATGGACTGCAATATCTTACAGCGTACCGAGCAAAATTCCTTCTGGAGTACCCAGGAGGCTGAACAGTGCTCTTCCTTGGGATTCTTCATCAATGTACCATTGGACGGTGGCTAAG GACATGGGAAAGGTACCGGCAGGGTATATTTTTGCTGCCATTATACCAGCCCTGATGATTGCAGGTCTATACTTTTTTGATCACAGTGTAGCTTCGCAGCTGGCTCAACAGAGTGAATTCAACCTGACAAAACCAACTGCCTACCACTATGATATCTTGTTGCTGGGGGTCATG ACTTTAATCTGCGGATTACTTGGACTTCCTCCTTCGAATGGGGTGCTTCCACAATCTCCGATGCATACCAAGAGTCTCGCAGTCCTTAAGAAGCAG GTGATTCGGGATAAAATGGTTAAGTGTGCAAAAGAGGGCATGAAAGAGCAAGTCAGCCACTCAGAGATCTATAGACGAATGCACACTGTGTTTGTTGAGATGGACAGTGCTCCATCA CAAGCTGTGGAGAAAGAGTTGGCAGACTTGAAGGAAGCTGTCGTGAAACACGACAACGAAGGAGAATCAAATGGCAAATTTGATCCTGAAAAGTGTATTGATCTCCACTTGCCCGTTCGAGTAAACGAGCAAAGAGTCAGCAACTTTCTGCAATCCGTAGCTGTGGGGCTTGCTATCTGCGCTATGCCTGTGATCAAGATGATACCAACCTCGGTTTTATGGGGATACTTCGCCTACATGGGCATCGAAAGCCTCCCAGGTAATCAGTTCTGGGAGAGGATGCTGCTGCTCCTTGTTCCTCCTCGTCGTCGTTTCAA AGTCCTTCAAGAGTCCCATGCTTCCTTTGTGGAGTCAGTCCCTTTCAAATACATAACCTCATTCACACTGTTTCAGTTAGTCTACCTCTTGGTGTGTTTTGGAATAACCTGGATACCCATTGCTGGAATATTGTTTCCACTGCCTTTTTTCCTTCTGATAAGCATAAGAGAGCACCTTCTCCCAAAGGTGTTTCCACCTCAATATCTTCAGGAACTGGATGCAGCTGAGTACGAAGAAATTATCGGAAATCCATTTAGGAGGAGTCCATCTAAGAGG GACGGCGAATCACCTGATGATGATAGCGGTGAGAGTTCCGACGAGTTTACTGATGCTGAAATACTAGACGAGATGACGACCCACAGAGGTGAATTGAAGCACAGGTCGATGAACTCCCGAGACAG GTTATCTCAGAAGGATCTACTGCCAAAAGTGGATCACTTGCAATGA